One region of Sphingomonas abietis genomic DNA includes:
- a CDS encoding type IV secretion system protein VirB3: MTRTPVFRALTRPQMFGGVTYSFFVINMGVTTEAFLMTRSFWALPVALVVHGIGYLACLREPRIFDLWLTKVSRTPRIRNWKRWGCNSYAP, translated from the coding sequence ATGACACGTACCCCCGTCTTCCGTGCGCTGACCCGGCCGCAGATGTTCGGGGGCGTCACCTACAGCTTCTTCGTGATCAACATGGGCGTGACCACCGAAGCCTTCCTGATGACGCGCAGCTTCTGGGCCTTGCCCGTCGCGCTCGTCGTCCACGGCATCGGCTATCTCGCCTGCCTGCGCGAACCGCGCATCTTCGATCTGTGGCTGACCAAGGTCAGCCGCACGCCCCGCATCCGTAACTGGAAGCGCTGGGGCTGCAACAGCTACGCACCCTGA
- a CDS encoding TrbC/VirB2 family protein, with the protein MTKRLIAFIVATLSSSAAFAQATGGNPAGSGPIVAALGWLQGTLLGNVATAVAVIAVAMVGFMMLTGRMNWRFGATVIVGCFVLFGAGAIVTGIQSTAQVTR; encoded by the coding sequence ATGACCAAGCGCCTGATTGCCTTTATTGTCGCCACTCTGTCATCCAGCGCCGCCTTCGCCCAGGCGACCGGCGGCAACCCTGCCGGTTCCGGCCCGATCGTGGCCGCGCTCGGCTGGCTGCAGGGTACGCTGCTCGGCAATGTCGCCACCGCGGTGGCGGTGATCGCGGTCGCCATGGTCGGCTTCATGATGCTCACCGGCCGGATGAACTGGCGCTTCGGTGCCACGGTGATCGTCGGCTGCTTCGTGCTGTTCGGCGCCGGCGCGATCGTCACCGGCATCCAATCGACCGCTCAGGTCACGCGCTGA